CGGCCGTGCGCGACACGGAACCATTCGTTCCCCTATCTGGAGGGGCGGGGGTATCGTATTCGGACCGCACCCGCGGGATTATGGATACACCGTGCCCAAGAAGGCCCGGCGCATGGCGCTTAAAGCCGCACTGTCGGACAAGGTGCAAAACGGGGATCTTGTGGTGCTTGAAGATCTGCAACTGCCGGAAGCGAAAACGAAAGAAGCGCTGCGCGTATTGTCCAGGTTCAGCGCCGCGAGCGGCGCCCTGGTGGTTACAGCGGAGACGGACCCGAAAATAAAGGCCGCAGTGTCCAACATTCAGGGCGTCAAATTCCTGCCTGCGGAGAGTTTAAATGTTTATGACCTCCTGCGCTACCCGAAACTACTAATAACCAAAGCTGCACTGGCAAGGGTGGAGGAGGTATTACAGTGAGAGACCTGCATGATATACTAAGGCGCCCGGTGGTAACCGAGAAGAGCATGTCGCTCCTGGCCGAGAACAAGTACACGTTTGTGGTGGACCCGAAGGCGACTAAAACCGATATTAAAAAAGCGGTGGAGACCCTGTTCAAGG
This window of the Bacillota bacterium genome carries:
- the rplD gene encoding 50S ribosomal protein L4; the encoded protein is MPKISVYNSAGDPVGEIELREDIFGIAAKPSLVHDIVVMQNANRRRGTHDTKTRSEVAGGGRKPWRQKGTGRARHGTIRSPIWRGGGIVFGPHPRDYGYTVPKKARRMALKAALSDKVQNGDLVVLEDLQLPEAKTKEALRVLSRFSAASGALVVTAETDPKIKAAVSNIQGVKFLPAESLNVYDLLRYPKLLITKAALARVEEVLQ
- the rplW gene encoding 50S ribosomal protein L23 — protein: MRDLHDILRRPVVTEKSMSLLAENKYTFVVDPKATKTDIKKAVETLFKVKVMEVNTMRVKGKVKRVRRIPGRTPEVKKAIVTLRPEDKIEIFEGL